The following coding sequences are from one Paenibacillus tundrae window:
- a CDS encoding MBL fold metallo-hydrolase, which produces MLKIRTFTLGPLQTNAYLLQGEDPGKAIIIDPGMNPGALVKAIEDLEIEAIVLTHAHFDHMGGVDEIRKLKGCPVYLHDLESDWLSSPKLNGSMNWPQATPPLSTEPAEYAMDEGQKLNFIGHTFHVFHTPGHSPGSVSLLCGEDLFAGDVLFRMGVGRTDLTGGRERDLIDSIQNKLYTFGDEVRVHPGHGPKTTIGYEKQNNPYVSAR; this is translated from the coding sequence ATGTTGAAGATTCGTACATTTACACTAGGCCCGCTACAGACCAACGCATACCTTCTGCAGGGGGAAGATCCGGGCAAAGCAATAATCATTGACCCAGGAATGAACCCGGGTGCACTGGTGAAGGCGATTGAGGATTTGGAGATTGAAGCGATTGTGTTGACTCATGCTCATTTTGATCATATGGGCGGAGTGGACGAAATCCGTAAGTTGAAGGGTTGCCCTGTCTACTTGCATGATCTGGAAAGCGATTGGTTGTCATCTCCGAAGTTAAATGGTTCGATGAACTGGCCACAAGCTACACCACCGCTTTCAACAGAGCCTGCTGAATATGCGATGGATGAAGGACAGAAACTGAACTTCATCGGTCATACATTCCACGTATTCCATACTCCAGGTCATTCACCTGGTAGTGTGAGCCTGTTATGTGGTGAAGATCTATTTGCTGGGGATGTTCTATTCCGTATGGGCGTAGGAAGAACCGATCTAACAGGTGGACGCGAACGTGATCTGATCGATTCAATTCAGAATAAGCTGTACACCTTTGGCGATGAGGTTAGAGTCCATCCTGGTCATGGACCCAAAACAACCATCGGATATGAGAAGCAGAACAATCCTTACGTATCCGCAAGATAA
- a CDS encoding thioredoxin family protein codes for MSKPNLSHKFGKGLPPKEFIESMTKNQSEFQANYDSFTWANEEDREFFESLNYRDDLRVLILAADWCGDVVRNIPVVFQALEISGIPTEVLIMENHPEVMDEFLTMGGRSVPIVIFADTGGHVLGQWGPRPQHVQEVMVEFKRLNPDRDAADYQDNIAVARQEMAKRYGEGTESHAVIISELRELISGY; via the coding sequence ATGAGTAAACCTAACTTGTCTCACAAATTCGGTAAAGGTCTGCCTCCTAAAGAATTTATTGAGAGTATGACGAAGAACCAAAGTGAATTTCAGGCCAACTATGATAGCTTTACTTGGGCTAACGAAGAGGATCGTGAGTTTTTTGAGAGCCTTAACTACCGCGACGATCTGCGTGTGCTGATTCTTGCTGCTGACTGGTGCGGCGATGTTGTACGTAATATCCCGGTTGTGTTCCAGGCTCTAGAAATCTCTGGCATACCGACAGAAGTGCTTATTATGGAGAACCATCCAGAAGTGATGGATGAATTCCTGACTATGGGCGGACGTTCCGTGCCAATCGTTATTTTTGCAGACACAGGTGGTCATGTACTTGGTCAGTGGGGACCACGTCCACAGCATGTACAAGAAGTAATGGTTGAGTTCAAACGTCTTAATCCAGATCGTGATGCTGCAGACTATCAGGATAATATTGCTGTGGCACGTCAGGAAATGGCTAAACGTTATGGGGAAGGAACGGAATCACATGCAGTTATCATTAGCGAGCTGCGCGAACTGATTTCGGGTTATTGA
- a CDS encoding DedA family protein, translating to MDVIHNIVSQLFDWIQSLGYFGIMLGLMLEVIPSEIVLAYGGFLVSQGNINFFGAMIFGTVGGVLAQLFIYWIGRYGGRPVLERYGKYILIQKKHIDHSEEWFRRYGTGVIFTARFVPVVRHAISIPAGITKMHTGKFIMLTTLAVIPWTALFIYLGMILGDQWEHIDEKAAPYIMPILLVALALMIIYVLIKWMNARKKKGSVE from the coding sequence ATGGACGTTATTCATAACATAGTCAGCCAATTGTTCGATTGGATTCAAAGTCTTGGATACTTTGGGATCATGCTTGGATTAATGCTTGAGGTCATTCCAAGTGAAATTGTGCTGGCATATGGAGGTTTTCTCGTATCACAGGGAAACATTAACTTTTTCGGTGCTATGATTTTCGGTACAGTTGGCGGTGTGCTTGCACAGCTATTTATTTACTGGATTGGCCGTTATGGCGGCAGACCTGTACTGGAACGCTACGGGAAATACATACTCATCCAGAAAAAACATATCGACCATTCCGAAGAGTGGTTCCGCAGGTATGGTACAGGTGTCATTTTCACGGCGCGGTTTGTTCCAGTGGTAAGGCATGCTATCTCAATCCCGGCTGGCATCACGAAAATGCATACAGGCAAATTCATCATGCTTACTACCCTCGCTGTTATACCTTGGACTGCTTTGTTTATATATTTAGGGATGATTCTTGGAGATCAATGGGAACATATTGATGAAAAAGCAGCACCGTACATTATGCCAATTTTACTTGTAGCACTGGCTCTTATGATTATTTATGTACTAATTAAATGGATGAATGCTCGTAAAAAGAAGGGAAGTGTTGAGTAA
- a CDS encoding dehydrogenase produces the protein MSSKTTPGTPPVKHNMPGQKLPSARGIRRACSKELYRTAKRLKLYVSPELMKQAEELYYGKVIGNLLWIGENRDNRKKLCDWWNADVSSELAALWSVELEPLQRAFQQAFGGYRL, from the coding sequence ATGTCAAGCAAAACCACACCCGGTACTCCCCCGGTAAAACATAACATGCCTGGTCAGAAGTTACCCTCGGCAAGAGGCATTCGGCGAGCATGCAGCAAGGAGTTATATCGTACAGCCAAACGACTCAAATTGTACGTTTCCCCCGAACTAATGAAGCAAGCAGAAGAACTATACTACGGTAAAGTGATTGGCAATCTGCTCTGGATCGGGGAAAATCGCGATAATCGCAAAAAACTGTGTGATTGGTGGAACGCAGACGTAAGCTCAGAGCTTGCTGCATTATGGAGCGTGGAGCTAGAGCCTCTTCAGCGTGCATTTCAACAGGCATTTGGTGGTTATCGACTATAG
- a CDS encoding O-antigen ligase family protein, with the protein MAAAQLAPAPVPGLLALAGAWAAALLGTLLLCRLWHGSASSRAAAVTATALAAVAAAALAVTSTAERLAAGVGTGLSRLRMWQDALKLWTEAAWLGHGGDTWRGMYRAIQSSPYVGGEVHSGILDLALDAGIIGLVLVVLWFISTIRIVWRNATHLVPCILVFGLHGAIDFDWSFTLIWMMFIWIGGWAYALQFNMHQTRGAQSSVHSPKGRILEDSLSVSPFGCSTKLIPSRQHEWGKAKHNEAYSQTVFSRYRYEVGDLIHKYQMVNIWTTTGLIVLTAVCWIGGIAWLAGQQMAAEMHYRQVVQSTDLSEEQAQILIQASRANPYRSDIAITLARLLPVVDAEKMLRQSLSHTQSDAGMYFELGQLAAQSLKSEQAIHYFNEAIALNRYDATFHFGAVYWMQQIAQQELKAGQLDQARQTAAAGVYIVERYRRLVEAVAMSNDRNDRRFVLQPAATVYEDRLRTIADKAYFSKDSSSVR; encoded by the coding sequence TTGGCTGCTGCCCAACTGGCGCCTGCACCTGTGCCCGGCCTGCTGGCACTGGCCGGGGCATGGGCAGCTGCGCTGCTCGGCACGCTGCTGCTGTGCCGGTTATGGCACGGCAGCGCGAGTTCGCGTGCAGCCGCCGTAACGGCCACGGCGCTGGCGGCAGTTGCCGCAGCCGCGCTGGCCGTGACCTCCACCGCCGAGCGTCTCGCGGCAGGTGTCGGCACAGGGCTGTCCCGCCTACGGATGTGGCAGGACGCCCTGAAGCTGTGGACCGAGGCCGCATGGCTCGGCCACGGGGGAGATACATGGCGCGGCATGTATCGCGCCATACAATCCTCGCCGTATGTCGGCGGCGAGGTTCACAGCGGCATCCTTGATCTTGCTCTGGATGCCGGCATAATCGGACTAGTGCTCGTTGTATTGTGGTTTATATCAACAATACGCATCGTATGGCGAAATGCCACTCACCTAGTTCCTTGCATCCTAGTTTTTGGCCTTCACGGTGCAATTGATTTTGACTGGAGCTTCACGTTAATTTGGATGATGTTTATCTGGATTGGTGGCTGGGCGTATGCCTTACAATTCAATATGCATCAAACGCGGGGAGCACAATCATCCGTGCACAGTCCAAAAGGGAGGATCTTGGAAGATAGCCTATCTGTTTCACCGTTCGGTTGTAGCACGAAGCTAATCCCTTCAAGGCAGCATGAATGGGGGAAAGCGAAACACAATGAAGCATACTCTCAAACGGTATTCTCTCGATACAGGTATGAGGTAGGGGATCTTATACATAAGTATCAAATGGTGAATATATGGACTACAACCGGTTTGATCGTACTTACTGCGGTTTGTTGGATTGGCGGGATAGCTTGGCTGGCTGGCCAGCAGATGGCAGCGGAAATGCATTATCGTCAAGTCGTGCAATCAACGGATCTGTCGGAGGAGCAAGCACAGATACTTATTCAGGCATCCCGAGCGAATCCATACCGTTCAGATATCGCCATTACGCTAGCTCGTTTACTTCCTGTGGTCGATGCAGAGAAGATGCTACGACAGAGCCTGTCCCATACCCAATCAGATGCCGGAATGTATTTTGAATTAGGACAACTCGCAGCCCAATCGCTTAAGAGCGAACAAGCAATACACTATTTTAACGAGGCGATTGCATTGAACCGGTATGATGCTACATTTCATTTCGGCGCTGTATATTGGATGCAGCAGATCGCGCAGCAAGAGTTGAAGGCAGGGCAACTGGATCAAGCCAGGCAGACCGCTGCGGCTGGAGTGTATATCGTTGAACGTTATAGGCGGTTGGTTGAAGCAGTGGCGATGAGTAATGATCGCAATGACCGCCGTTTCGTACTTCAACCAGCGGCGACCGTATATGAAGATAGGCTGCGAACGATAGCTGACAAAGCCTATTTTTCTAAAGATTCCAGCAGCGTTCGCTGA
- a CDS encoding class I SAM-dependent methyltransferase, which produces MDSLRKLIQDIFEQNSLITATWSQLRRRDNVSYTKVQVKPVTLKNQLHYQFAFHYNNKVLHENLTPAEATERMTELAEETFRQGLLCTTEADYQILISKKYKVSILTKSASKTAVDLSHNRKKQYVLEDGVPVSFLVELGIMNEEGRVLARKYDKFRQINRFLEMVQDVIPHLPEGRPLTIVDFGCGKSYLTFALYHYLSVQQRRSLKVIGLDLKADVIEHCNDLANKLHYGDLKFLVGDIADYDELNAVDMVVTLHACDTATDAALEKAVRWGASVILSVPCCQHELFDQIESTVMNPLLSHGILKERFSALATDAIRAKLLDLMGYKTQLLEFIDMEHTPKNILIRAVRGQAGPTKQLWDEYTAFRDFIHADPYLERACADLLPGGGSREASGIDEATASSDCKNC; this is translated from the coding sequence GTGGATTCATTGCGAAAGCTTATACAAGACATCTTTGAACAGAACTCGCTGATTACGGCGACCTGGAGCCAGCTACGCAGACGGGACAATGTCTCGTATACGAAAGTGCAAGTCAAGCCGGTAACGCTCAAAAATCAGTTGCATTATCAATTCGCATTTCATTATAACAACAAAGTGCTGCATGAGAATTTGACTCCGGCTGAAGCGACTGAACGCATGACTGAACTGGCCGAAGAGACGTTTCGTCAAGGGCTGCTCTGTACCACAGAAGCAGACTATCAGATTTTGATCAGCAAAAAATATAAAGTGTCGATTCTGACGAAATCCGCATCCAAGACGGCTGTGGATCTGTCCCACAATCGCAAGAAGCAATACGTACTGGAGGATGGAGTCCCTGTTTCCTTCTTAGTCGAATTAGGAATTATGAATGAAGAAGGTAGGGTACTCGCTCGTAAATACGATAAGTTCAGACAGATCAATCGTTTCCTTGAGATGGTGCAGGATGTAATTCCCCACCTGCCTGAAGGTCGCCCGCTGACCATTGTTGATTTTGGCTGTGGTAAATCGTATCTGACCTTTGCTCTGTATCACTACCTGTCCGTACAGCAACGCAGATCCTTGAAAGTTATAGGTCTGGATCTGAAAGCGGATGTCATTGAGCATTGTAACGATCTAGCGAACAAGCTGCATTATGGTGATCTGAAGTTCTTGGTTGGAGACATTGCAGACTATGATGAGCTGAATGCAGTAGATATGGTCGTCACACTACATGCCTGCGATACGGCGACAGATGCGGCATTAGAAAAAGCAGTCCGTTGGGGAGCCTCTGTTATTTTATCGGTTCCATGCTGTCAGCATGAGCTATTTGACCAGATCGAGTCTACGGTCATGAATCCGTTGTTGTCCCATGGTATTCTCAAAGAGCGCTTCTCTGCACTTGCGACAGATGCCATTCGTGCTAAATTGTTGGATCTAATGGGATACAAAACGCAATTGCTCGAATTTATCGATATGGAGCATACGCCCAAAAATATACTCATCCGAGCTGTAAGAGGCCAAGCAGGTCCAACGAAGCAGTTGTGGGATGAGTATACAGCGTTCCGTGATTTCATTCATGCTGATCCGTATTTGGAGCGAGCTTGTGCAGATCTGTTGCCCGGAGGCGGATCTCGGGAAGCGTCTGGCATAGACGAAGCTACTGCTTCAAGTGATTGTAAGAACTGTTAA